DNA from Terriglobales bacterium:
CCCCGCACCGGCGCCTGGTCGGGCGAGAGGGTCATCGCGTCCTCGGCCAGGAAGGCCAGCAGCTTTCCCAGGTCGCCGGCATTGTAGGCGGCGCAGTAGGCGTCGTTCATTCGCTGGACATCGGGCTCGGGATCGACGGCCGCAGGCATCGGGGCATTAGCCTAGCATCCCGAGAGAAAACCCACCACAGAGACACCGAGCACGCCGAGGAAATCACCAATCGCAAATCACCAATCACCAATCACCGATTCCTCTCACTTCTTCGCCGGCGGCGGCTGCGGCGCCGGCTCGCTCGAGGGCGGCACGATGTTCTTCATCCGCAGGTAGGTCACCAGGTTGCCGTAGTGCTCCATGCTGTGGATCTCGTTGACGTTCAGCACCGCCAGCTTGGGGGTGTTTGCGTTCCCGAAGAGGGTCACCGTCTGCGTGCCCGCGGCGTCGGTCATGCCGCCATAGACCTGGTTGCAGAAGGCAACCGCCTCCTTCAGGGCGGCGATCAGCTCCGCCTTCGACGTCCTGGTCTTCTCGATGTTCCGGGAGGTGTACGGCTGCCCCAGCGCCGTGGTGCAGAAGAAGTAGCTGGAGTCGGCCAGGTGCCCGACGATCTGCCCGTAGCTGCGCACCGCCTCGGTCGGCCGGAAGCCGTAGTTCTCCTCCGGCATCTTCTCCGCCGAACGCAGCAGGATGTCCTGGATGATGCCGTAGGCGTGCCGGTTCCAGGCGCTGAGCGGGTTGGCCTCGGAGACGGTGACGCTCAGCTTCTCCGGTGCCGCCGGGGCGGGCGTAGCGGCGGGTGTAGCGGGTTTCTGCTGGGCCGCCGCCACCGCGGCCAGCCCCAGCAGGCAGATCAGCAACCTGACGGTTCGCATGGATTCCCCCTCCTTAAGACCAGTTACGCTACCACCGCCGCAGTGTTCCTCAAATTACAAATTACAAATCGCCAATCACCAATCCCACGGTAGCCCACCCGCCAACTCTTCCTTCGTGTCTTCCTTCGTGTGCCCTTGTGCCCTTTGCGGTGAGTCTTTCGCTGCCTCCTGCCACCCGCCTCCTGCCCGCGGGTCGGCGGCCGCCTGGATGTCCCCGACGTACGTCCCCTTCGGACACAGCAGGTCCCACGCCTCGCGATAGCGTGCATACCGCCCCGGCAGCACGATATAGAAGGGAGTGTGAACCCGCGCCAGGGGGATGATGAACCACTCGTCCTCCAGGCCGATATAGGCGGCGATGTAATCGAGGTCGCTCAGGCGGTAGCGACTCTGGCCGTGTGTGCCCGAGCCGCCGCACCGGACTATATAGGCGTTCCGGCAGGGCCTTCGTGTTCCGTCCACACGACGTGTCCAGTTGCCGATT
Protein-coding regions in this window:
- a CDS encoding DinB family protein; amino-acid sequence: MRTVRLLICLLGLAAVAAAQQKPATPAATPAPAAPEKLSVTVSEANPLSAWNRHAYGIIQDILLRSAEKMPEENYGFRPTEAVRSYGQIVGHLADSSYFFCTTALGQPYTSRNIEKTRTSKAELIAALKEAVAFCNQVYGGMTDAAGTQTVTLFGNANTPKLAVLNVNEIHSMEHYGNLVTYLRMKNIVPPSSEPAPQPPPAKK
- a CDS encoding group I intron-associated PD-(D/E)XK endonuclease; the encoded protein is MKSRLRKGEIAEALFVAKALSLGMNVSKPFGQNCRYDFMVEVMGRVSRVQVKSTWRIGNWTRRVDGTRRPCRNAYIVRCGGSGTHGQSRYRLSDLDYIAAYIGLEDEWFIIPLARVHTPFYIVLPGRYARYREAWDLLCPKGTYVGDIQAAADPRAGGGWQEAAKDSPQRAQGHTKEDTKEELAGGLPWDW